In one Thermodesulfobium acidiphilum genomic region, the following are encoded:
- the fsa gene encoding fructose-6-phosphate aldolase, giving the protein MELYLDTAKIEEIEEGVELGIISGVTTNPSLLAKANPAAPIEHLKKICNIVNGPVSAEIISTNYRDMISEGLKISKISEKIVVKIPITEDGLKATKVLSKENIAVNMTLVFSESQAILASLVNAAYISPFIGRLDDISYNGMKLVKSISEILKATNSKSKIIAASIRHPLHVVQAAKAGAHIATVPFKTMKQLVKHPLTDIGIAKFLSDSKGISIVS; this is encoded by the coding sequence TTGGAACTATATTTAGATACTGCAAAAATAGAAGAAATAGAAGAAGGCGTAGAACTTGGCATAATTTCAGGAGTGACTACAAATCCTTCACTACTTGCAAAAGCTAATCCAGCAGCTCCAATCGAACACCTAAAGAAAATTTGTAACATTGTAAATGGTCCAGTTAGCGCTGAGATAATTTCAACAAACTATAGAGATATGATATCAGAAGGACTAAAGATATCTAAGATTTCAGAAAAAATTGTAGTAAAAATACCTATTACTGAAGATGGACTTAAAGCCACAAAAGTTCTTTCAAAAGAAAACATTGCAGTCAATATGACCCTTGTTTTTTCAGAGTCTCAAGCAATTTTAGCATCTTTAGTCAATGCAGCTTATATAAGTCCCTTTATAGGGAGATTAGATGACATTTCCTACAATGGAATGAAACTTGTAAAATCAATATCAGAAATTTTGAAAGCAACTAATTCGAAATCGAAAATAATCGCAGCAAGCATAAGACACCCTTTACATGTTGTTCAGGCTGCAAAAGCAGGTGCTCACATAGCAACTGTTCCATTTAAAACGATGAAACAGCTTGTAAAACATCCATTAACCGATATAGGAATTGCAAAGTTTCTAAGTGATTCAAAGGGTATTTCTATAGTATCTTAG
- the fbp gene encoding class 1 fructose-bisphosphatase has translation MARIGIDLNRFILEEERQFPQATGSLSLALMSIENATKVISSRIRKAGLSDVLGKIGKVNVQGEEVQKLDQLSNNWLIEHLSDSGEFYALASEEVDDAIFPEKGKNGKYVIALDPLDGSSNIDVNVNVGTIFSIYRKCCDGVENFFQEGYKQVAAGYVVYGSSTMLMYTTKNGTHGFTLDPSVGSYLLSHPYLKMPSRGKIYSINEGYSQRWDEPLKKYIENLKSKNYSARYIGSMVADVHRTLLKGGVFAYPGDKKNPQGKLRLLYEAAPMSLLIEQAGGRATDGINEILSIKATSLHQRTPVFMGSKEDIDELVNYMKG, from the coding sequence TTGGCCAGAATTGGTATTGATCTCAATCGCTTTATTTTGGAAGAGGAAAGGCAATTTCCTCAAGCTACGGGATCCCTTAGCTTGGCTTTGATGTCTATTGAAAATGCAACAAAAGTAATATCTTCAAGAATAAGGAAAGCGGGTCTTTCTGATGTTTTAGGCAAGATAGGGAAGGTCAATGTACAGGGTGAGGAGGTTCAAAAACTCGATCAACTTTCTAATAACTGGTTGATTGAACACCTTTCTGATTCAGGCGAATTTTATGCCCTTGCTTCGGAAGAAGTTGATGATGCCATATTCCCTGAAAAAGGGAAAAACGGAAAATATGTAATTGCCCTGGATCCGTTGGATGGTTCTTCAAACATTGACGTGAACGTAAATGTTGGAACAATATTTTCCATATATAGAAAATGTTGTGATGGGGTAGAAAACTTTTTCCAGGAAGGATACAAACAGGTTGCTGCAGGATATGTGGTGTATGGATCATCAACTATGCTTATGTATACAACTAAAAACGGCACTCATGGATTTACCCTAGACCCTTCAGTAGGTTCGTATCTTTTGTCTCATCCTTATCTGAAGATGCCTTCAAGAGGGAAGATATATTCAATTAATGAGGGTTATTCTCAGCGATGGGACGAGCCGCTTAAAAAATATATTGAAAATTTGAAATCAAAGAATTATTCTGCAAGATATATAGGGTCAATGGTAGCTGATGTTCACAGAACCTTGTTGAAAGGTGGTGTTTTTGCATATCCTGGGGATAAAAAAAATCCACAAGGAAAATTAAGGCTTCTTTACGAAGCTGCACCTATGAGTTTGCTAATAGAACAAGCTGGTGGCAGGGCTACTGATGGAATCAATGAAATACTGAGCATAAAAGCTACCAGTCTACATCAAAGAACACCTGTTTTTATGGGCAGTAAAGAAGATATAGACGAACTAGTGAATTATATGAAAGGGTAA
- a CDS encoding radical SAM protein, whose amino-acid sequence MQFLFGPVPSRRLGLSLGINIIPHKVCNFNCVYCEVGRTTNLINDRRSFYNPDEIEKDFRENYKRMGRFDFVTFSGSGEPTLNKDIGRLIKYVKSFNVAKIAVLTNGSLLNLTDVQEDLMDADVIIPSLDAANQESFRKINRPHVSLKIDEIINGIKEFRDKFKGEVWLEVLFVKSLNDSQKDIEDLKRAVKFINPHKFQIGTIDRPPAEENIKKLTNEELMRVYSELKDLNAELIKPFSEKNMDFHEFLELSIAKMVSIRPCSKEELMSVFGAGDEDITRILNRLLKEGKISQRVYEGKAFIVKK is encoded by the coding sequence ATGCAATTTTTGTTTGGGCCTGTGCCATCAAGAAGGCTTGGATTAAGTCTTGGGATAAACATTATCCCACATAAAGTGTGCAATTTTAATTGTGTTTATTGTGAAGTAGGAAGAACAACAAATCTTATAAACGATAGGCGTTCCTTTTATAATCCAGATGAGATTGAGAAAGATTTTAGAGAGAATTATAAAAGGATGGGCAGGTTTGACTTTGTTACCTTCTCTGGAAGTGGAGAGCCAACACTAAACAAAGATATTGGCAGGCTTATTAAATATGTAAAAAGTTTTAACGTTGCTAAAATTGCAGTACTTACCAATGGAAGTCTATTAAACCTAACTGATGTCCAGGAAGATCTGATGGATGCTGATGTAATTATACCGAGTCTTGATGCAGCGAATCAAGAATCGTTCAGAAAAATTAATAGGCCACACGTAAGTTTGAAAATTGATGAAATTATTAATGGGATAAAAGAATTTAGAGATAAATTTAAGGGCGAAGTCTGGTTAGAAGTTTTGTTTGTAAAGAGCCTTAACGATAGTCAGAAAGACATTGAAGATCTGAAAAGAGCTGTAAAATTTATAAATCCTCACAAATTTCAGATCGGAACCATAGATAGGCCTCCTGCTGAGGAAAACATAAAAAAATTAACAAACGAAGAGCTGATGCGGGTATATTCTGAATTGAAGGATCTGAATGCCGAACTTATAAAGCCATTTAGTGAAAAAAACATGGATTTTCATGAGTTTCTTGAACTCTCTATTGCGAAAATGGTAAGCATTAGACCATGTTCAAAAGAGGAGCTGATGAGCGTATTTGGTGCTGGCGATGAAGATATAACAAGAATATTAAATAGACTTTTAAAAGAAGGTAAAATTAGCCAAAGGGTTTATGAAGGTAAAGCTTTTATTGTCAAAAAATGA